A genomic stretch from Puntigrus tetrazona isolate hp1 chromosome 6, ASM1883169v1, whole genome shotgun sequence includes:
- the shroom2a gene encoding protein Shroom2 isoform X4 — translation MDTINQYPTDSGFTEGDHRILYSSERAGSFDEHHGNGEGWKVVDVTLSGGAPWGFTLRGGLEHREPLLITKVEEGSKAAIARLQVGDELINVNNISLSGYRQEAICLIKGSHKTLSLVVKRNEPMSRPHSWHATKFNESHSDAKIQSTPSPVWQTRYDASSFSSELSTGWEQTNLRRASDQFSSLGSMDSLEHSSHPYPPGRLSPSKSNNNSIEHLGGGKRDSAYSSFSTSSGTPDYTLSKSNAASTENMLYKINQWDSSGRHSNGRHSQSLSEGVRQDERLGYLQHLSSSGSHEIPKAEEQPGTRHSRVSIGPVWHVPDMKKSMVSSTPPPTPPTRSDSFAATKVHEKGLITGTSEGLNVHAQLKPQVKALQKAGEIHESTQRSHQVNETGLEGRRDYNLPSKNDSSNPYISSDAHHQYPPHMSSSKTYSLSTTDVRDRHQSHAHVPYHPRQYSDEGTFHAQTRTIPALKPPFSGYFSSMQELPTNIHMQLNSQNQTRKPAASFSGHVGVTSHIAQGMTQASLVRADDSKASSVSEISHSGRDRMSTGSQGGVKDRYFPPQSHHHDTEHKDNNAPFKQSDNHHRIFSAPSNPLNVPDLTKPSELRASQKQHHVSSTEEHSGSYPSSKQPEHRRSAGHLHVKEYSQHPFPTTSESKICPQKTPMLYSLAQEHNDVEDCQNEIHSGSAPQEPLDSQSGKQARRSDRFATTLRNEIQMRRAQLQKSRSAATLESPVEVVEEPAVWKTTGTSSPSSDGCFSSSYKDHLKEAQARVLQATSFRRKDLEPVLFEHPGTEGPTRKDTPPLPGVSEVPPTKPTSGSNQVLRIGSRKRFSAERKVRSFSEPDKIHEVGANESSGLPDNAASLENRHRLFEVAGKPAFPKPMPKQNLQISEDTRHSKTGGMHFSAKSDTAGWSNSESSTPTEHHLNEGQDGPHSVNQQAMLEQQRLGTFAEYEAKWNIQRKAAEPRVSGRYHSADNILDTGSERRSKPSCVHERSRSSPSADFYGQKLLVQEKKSADYSKPEKNICEQEKNSTRLNEKGYSELVCKEKPEAPPLALPEDLEKRALDPPSSHHKTAHHFSDHSTRSEPSAPSKNKSSVLLPHLEKYKCPEGTPPPLSNFQEVQSGSRGGGVLASLSPVNNQSSAPLSVPVPWKSSEQHSKGPTREEELQQELVPPPFPPPPPPAVLPTQQTAGPTQPTMEGQRSPSPQFAPQRLTDKPPVSVSIQDEAPGRMDRVKDENTSVKKVPIKIVHSESDTEKESRQYLDLPIETPVSSQGHGVTHLQSLGNPDQSYSLFCTYTRQKDQGPDLREADMGPLKDQGPQTNVNPVSYTLHGLQTSPSSDQSSNGVSLHPSQSQDDEKRKELVRDIMDKDKSLVDILDQSKMKTTMDLMEGIFPQGEQLLEEAQQRRKAAPKQLSPRNSVENHLWVFRKEEDSMVAATALVTNSTYYSTSAPKAELLIKMKDMQEQSVEHNSEEELEEDNESDLASKKHELIDSLSKKLQVLREAQESLQEDVQDNNALGEDVEAIVQGVCKTNELEKFRMFVGDLDKVVNLLLSLSGRLARVENALNSLEEDASLEERRTLTEKRKLLIRQHEDAKELKENLDRRERVVYDILASYLSEENMADYEHFVKMKSALIIEQRKLEDKIKLGEEQLKCLMDSLPMDQRTTN, via the exons GTGGAAGAGGGCAGCAAGGCCGCAATCGCGAGACTGCAGGTTGGAGATGAGCTCATCAACGTCAACAACATTTCTCTCAGCGGCTACAGACAAGAAGCCATCTGCCTAATCAAGGGCTCCCACAAGACCCTCAGCCTGGTGGTGAAAAG AAATGAACCCATGAGCAGACCTCACTCTTGGCATGCCACCAAGTTTAACGAGAGCCACTCAGATGCCAAAATCCAGTCCACACCCTCACCAGTCTGGCAAACAAGATATGATGCAAG ttcatTCTCTTCTGAACTCTCAACTGGATGGGAGCAAACAAACCTACGGAGAGCATCTGACCAGTTCAGCTCTTTGGGTAGTATGGACAGCCTAGAGCATAGCTCACATCCCTATCCACCTGGTCGTCTTTCCCCAAGCAAGTCCAACAATAACAGCATTGAACATTTAGGCGGTGGTAAACGAGACTCTGCATACAGCTCCTTTTCTACAAGCTCAGGAACACCAGATTACACACTGTCCAAAAGTAACGCTGCATCAACTGAGAACATGCTGTACAAAATTAATCAGTGGGACTCAAGTGGCAGGCACAGCAATGGCAGACATAGCCAAAGCCTAAGTGAAGGTGTACGACAAGATGAGAGGCTTGGATACTTGCAGCATCTCTCAAGTTCAGGAAGCCATGAGATCCCAAAAGCTGAAGAACAACCAGGCACTCGGCATTCAAGAGTTAGTATTGGACCAGTCTGGCATGTCCCAGATATGAAGAAAAGCATGGTATCCTCCACCCCACCTCCTACTCCACCGACACGCAGTGATAGTTTTGCTGCTACCAAGGTTCATGAGAAGGGGTTGATTACAGGAACCTCTGAGGGCCTTAATGTTCATGCCCAGTTAAAGCCTCAGGTAAAAGCATTGCAAAAAGCAGGAGAAATCCATGAAAGCACACAAAGATCTCACCAAGTCAACGAGACTGGTCTTGAGGGTCGACGTGATTATAACCTGCCATCTAAAAATGATTCCTCAAATCCCTACATTTCATCTGATGCCCATCATCAATATCCACCCCATATGTCATCAAGCAAAACATACTCCCTATCAACGACAGACGTCCGAGATAGACACCAATCCCATGCCCATGTTCCATACCATCCACGGCAGTACAGCGACGAGGGTACTTTCCACGCTCAAACAAGGACAATACCAGCACTAAAACCTCCATTTAGTGGCTACTTTAGCAGTATGCAGGAGCTGCCTACAAACATCCACATGCAACTCAATAGCCAGAATCAAACTAGAAAGCCAGCTGCATCATTTTCCGGTCATGTTGGCGTTACCTCTCATATTGCTCAGGGAATGACCCAGGCATCTTTAGTGAGAGCTGATGACTCTAAAGCGTCTTCAGTCTCAGAAATTTCTCACAGTGGACGGGACAGGATGTCTACAGGTTCTCAAGGAGGAGTAAAAGACCGCTATTTCCCACCTCAGTCACATCACCATGATACAGAGCATAAAGACAACAATGCCCCCTTCAAACAAAGTGACAACCACCATCGCATTTTCTCTGCACCAAGTAATCCCTTGAATGTACCTGATTTAACAAAACCTTCTGAATTGAGGGCGAGCCAAAAGCAACACCATGTGTCTAGCACAGAGGAGCATTCTGGTAGTTATCCCTCAAGTAAGCAGCCCGAGCACAGAAGAAGTGCTGGTCATCTCCATGTTAAAGAGTACTCACAACATCCCTTTCCAACTACAAGCGAGTCAAAGATATGTCCTCAGAAAACCCCTATGCTTTATTCTCTGGCCCAAGAACACAATGATGTGGAGGACTGTCAAAATGAGATCCACAGTGGAAGTGCACCACAGGAACCCCTTGACAGTCAGAGTGGCAAACAGGCACGGAGAAGTGACCGATTTGCCACCACCTTGCGCAATGAGATCCAGATGAGAAGGGCCCAGCTTCAGAAGAGTCGAAGTGCAGCCACTTTAGAAAGTCCGGTTGAAGTTGTAGAAGAGCCTGCAGTCTGGAAGACCACTGGGACTTCATCTCCCTCCTCGGATGGCTGCTTTTCCAGCTCTTATAAAGACCATCTGAAAGAAGCGCAAGCCAGAGTCCTCCAGGCTACATCCTTTAGGAGGAAAGACCTAGAGCCAGTCTTGTTTGAGCATCCAGGTACTGAGGGTCCCACTCGGAAAGACACACCTCCACTTCCAGGTGTCTCCGAGGTCCCACCTACTAAACCCACCTCAGGGAGTAATCAGGTGCTTCGCATTGGTAGCCGCAAGCGGTTTTCTGCAGAAAGGAAGGTTCGGTCTTTTTCTGAGCCAGATAAAATTCATGAAGTAGGAGCTAATGAGAGCTCTGGTCTGCCTGATAATGCTGCATCCTTGGAAAATCGGCACAGATTATTTGAGGTAGCGGGGAAACCAGCTTTCCCTAAGCCTATGCCAAAGCAAAACCTACAGATATCTGAAGACACCAGACATTCCAAAACTGGAGGCATGCACTTTTCTGCAAAGAGTGACACAGCAGGGTGGAGTAACAGTGAAAGCTCAACACCCACTGAACACCACCTTAATGAAGGTCAGGATGGCCCTCATTCGGTGAACCAACAAGCCATGCTAGAACAACAGCGACTTGGCACCTTTGCGGAGTACGAGGCCAAATGGAACATCCAAAGGAAAGCGGCCGAACCAAGGGTATCTGGACGATACCACTCCGCTGATAACATCCTTGATACAGGAAGTGAGAGACGGAGTAAGCCCTCCTGTGTGCATGAAAGATCTAGATCGTCCCCTTCTGCTGACTTCTATGGACAG AAACTTCTAGTTCAAGAAAAGAAGTCAGCTGATTATTCTAAGCCTGAGAAAAATATCTGCGAACAGGAGAAGAATAGTACAAG gttaaatGAGAAAGGGTACAGTGAACTCGTATGCAAGGAGAAACCAGAAGCACCTCCTTTGGCTTTGCCTGAAGACCTGGAGAAAAGGGCTTTAGATCCACCTTCCAGTCATCATAAAACTGCTCACCATTTCTCTGACCATAGCACTCGCAGTGAACCATCAGCCCCCTCCAAAAACAAGAGCTCTGTTCTTTTGCCCCATCTGGAGAAGTACAAATGCCCTGAGGGCACACCTCCTCCTCTTAGCAATTTTCAGGAGGTCCAGTCTGGATCACGAGGGGGAGGAGTCTTGGCCTCACTTTCTCCTGTCAACAATCAAAGCTCTGCCCCTCTCTCAGTCCCCGTTCCCTGGAAGAGTTCAGAGCAGCACAGCAAAGGGCCAACACGGGAGGAGGAGCTACAACAAGAGCTTGTGCCTCCTCCCTTTCCACCTCCTCCCCCTCCAGCTGTCCTGCCCACCCAACAAACCGCTGGCCCGACCCAACCCACCATGGAGGGGCAGCGTTCGCCCTCGCCCCAGTTTGCTCCCCAGAGACTGACTGACAAGCCCCCTGTCTCCGTCTCCATAcaggatgaagctcctggaag GATGGATAGGGTTAAAGATGAGAACACGTCAGTGAAGAAAGTTCCCATTAAGATTGTCCACTCCGAGAGtgacacagaaaaagaaagtcgACAATATCTTGACTTGCCCATCGAGACCCCTGTCAGCTCTCAAGGACATGGAGTAACTCATCTGCAGAGTCTGGGAAACCCGGATCAGTCATACTCTCTGTTCTGTACTTACACCAGGCAAAAAGACCAGGGGCCTGATTTGAGAGAAGCAGATATGGGCCCTCTGAAAGACCAGGGTCCACAAACCAATGTGAACCCAGTATCATATACGTTACATGGCCTGCAGACGTCTCCTTCGTCGGATCAAAGCAGCAACGGAGTGTCTTTACATCCCTCGCAGTCACAAGATGAcgaaaaaagaaaggagctTGTTAGAGACATAATGGACAAGGACAAGTCCCTAGTGGACATTTTAGACCAGAGTAAGATGAAGACCACCATGGATCTGATGGAGGGGATTTTCCCTCAAGGAGAGCAGTTACTGGAAGAGGCCCAACAGCGCAGGAAAGCTGCACCTAAACAGCTTTCTCCTCGCAACTCTGTGGAGaa TCACCTGTGGGTTTTCAGAAAAGAGGAGGACAGCATGGTGGCGGCCACTGCTTTAGTGACTAATTCAACCTACTACAGTACATCTGCACccaaagcagagctgctgattAAGATGAAGGACATGCAGGAACAGAGTGTTGAGCACAACTcagaggaggagctggaggaggacAATGAAAGCGATCTTGCCAGCAAGAAG CATGAGTTGATTGACAGTCTCAGCAAGAAGTTGCAGGTGCTGAGGGAAGCTCAGGAGAGTCTACAGGAGGACGTGCAAGACAACAACGCTCTTGGGGAGGATGTGGAGGCCATCGTGCAGGGTGTCTGCAAGACAAATGAACTCGAAAAGTTCCGTATGTTCGTTGGTGATCTCGATAAAGTGGTCAACCTTCTGCTGTCTTTGTCTGGACGCTTGGCCAGAGTAGAGAACGCCCTGAACAGCCTAGAAGAAGACGCCTCACTGGAGGAGAGG CGGACACTGACAGAGAAACGCAAGCTGCTGATTCGTCAACATGAGGATGCCAAGGAGCTAAAGGAGAACCTCGACAGGAGAGAACGGGTCGTCTACGACATCCTGGCGAGTTACCTGTCAGAAGAGAATATGGCTGACTACGAGCACTTTGTGAAGATGAAGTCTGCCCTTATTATTGAGCAGCGCAAACTCGAGGACAAGATCAAACTGGGGGAGGAGCAGCTCAAGTGTCTGATGGACAGTCTCCCAATGGACCAGAGGACAACCAACTGA
- the shroom2a gene encoding protein Shroom2 isoform X5, which yields MKMVDIVAQKMPSESDVHMARSFLTKILRSSMRRNEPMSRPHSWHATKFNESHSDAKIQSTPSPVWQTRYDASSFSSELSTGWEQTNLRRASDQFSSLGSMDSLEHSSHPYPPGRLSPSKSNNNSIEHLGGGKRDSAYSSFSTSSGTPDYTLSKSNAASTENMLYKINQWDSSGRHSNGRHSQSLSEGVRQDERLGYLQHLSSSGSHEIPKAEEQPGTRHSRVSIGPVWHVPDMKKSMVSSTPPPTPPTRSDSFAATKVHEKGLITGTSEGLNVHAQLKPQVKALQKAGEIHESTQRSHQVNETGLEGRRDYNLPSKNDSSNPYISSDAHHQYPPHMSSSKTYSLSTTDVRDRHQSHAHVPYHPRQYSDEGTFHAQTRTIPALKPPFSGYFSSMQELPTNIHMQLNSQNQTRKPAASFSGHVGVTSHIAQGMTQASLVRADDSKASSVSEISHSGRDRMSTGSQGGVKDRYFPPQSHHHDTEHKDNNAPFKQSDNHHRIFSAPSNPLNVPDLTKPSELRASQKQHHVSSTEEHSGSYPSSKQPEHRRSAGHLHVKEYSQHPFPTTSESKICPQKTPMLYSLAQEHNDVEDCQNEIHSGSAPQEPLDSQSGKQARRSDRFATTLRNEIQMRRAQLQKSRSAATLESPVEVVEEPAVWKTTGTSSPSSDGCFSSSYKDHLKEAQARVLQATSFRRKDLEPVLFEHPGTEGPTRKDTPPLPGVSEVPPTKPTSGSNQVLRIGSRKRFSAERKVRSFSEPDKIHEVGANESSGLPDNAASLENRHRLFEVAGKPAFPKPMPKQNLQISEDTRHSKTGGMHFSAKSDTAGWSNSESSTPTEHHLNEGQDGPHSVNQQAMLEQQRLGTFAEYEAKWNIQRKAAEPRVSGRYHSADNILDTGSERRSKPSCVHERSRSSPSADFYGQKLLVQEKKSADYSKPEKNICEQEKNSTRLNEKGYSELVCKEKPEAPPLALPEDLEKRALDPPSSHHKTAHHFSDHSTRSEPSAPSKNKSSVLLPHLEKYKCPEGTPPPLSNFQEVQSGSRGGGVLASLSPVNNQSSAPLSVPVPWKSSEQHSKGPTREEELQQELVPPPFPPPPPPAVLPTQQTAGPTQPTMEGQRSPSPQFAPQRLTDKPPVSVSIQDEAPGRMDRVKDENTSVKKVPIKIVHSESDTEKESRQYLDLPIETPVSSQGHGVTHLQSLGNPDQSYSLFCTYTRQKDQGPDLREADMGPLKDQGPQTNVNPVSYTLHGLQTSPSSDQSSNGVSLHPSQSQDDEKRKELVRDIMDKDKSLVDILDQSKMKTTMDLMEGIFPQGEQLLEEAQQRRKAAPKQLSPRNSVENHLWVFRKEEDSMVAATALVTNSTYYSTSAPKAELLIKMKDMQEQSVEHNSEEELEEDNESDLASKKHELIDSLSKKLQVLREAQESLQEDVQDNNALGEDVEAIVQGVCKTNELEKFRMFVGDLDKVVNLLLSLSGRLARVENALNSLEEDASLEERRTLTEKRKLLIRQHEDAKELKENLDRRERVVYDILASYLSEENMADYEHFVKMKSALIIEQRKLEDKIKLGEEQLKCLMDSLPMDQRTTN from the exons ATGAAAATGGTGGATATTGTAGCACAGAAAATGCCATCAGAGAGTGACGTGCATATGGCCCGGAGCTTTCTCACGAAGATTTTACGAAGTTCCATGAG AAGAAATGAACCCATGAGCAGACCTCACTCTTGGCATGCCACCAAGTTTAACGAGAGCCACTCAGATGCCAAAATCCAGTCCACACCCTCACCAGTCTGGCAAACAAGATATGATGCAAG ttcatTCTCTTCTGAACTCTCAACTGGATGGGAGCAAACAAACCTACGGAGAGCATCTGACCAGTTCAGCTCTTTGGGTAGTATGGACAGCCTAGAGCATAGCTCACATCCCTATCCACCTGGTCGTCTTTCCCCAAGCAAGTCCAACAATAACAGCATTGAACATTTAGGCGGTGGTAAACGAGACTCTGCATACAGCTCCTTTTCTACAAGCTCAGGAACACCAGATTACACACTGTCCAAAAGTAACGCTGCATCAACTGAGAACATGCTGTACAAAATTAATCAGTGGGACTCAAGTGGCAGGCACAGCAATGGCAGACATAGCCAAAGCCTAAGTGAAGGTGTACGACAAGATGAGAGGCTTGGATACTTGCAGCATCTCTCAAGTTCAGGAAGCCATGAGATCCCAAAAGCTGAAGAACAACCAGGCACTCGGCATTCAAGAGTTAGTATTGGACCAGTCTGGCATGTCCCAGATATGAAGAAAAGCATGGTATCCTCCACCCCACCTCCTACTCCACCGACACGCAGTGATAGTTTTGCTGCTACCAAGGTTCATGAGAAGGGGTTGATTACAGGAACCTCTGAGGGCCTTAATGTTCATGCCCAGTTAAAGCCTCAGGTAAAAGCATTGCAAAAAGCAGGAGAAATCCATGAAAGCACACAAAGATCTCACCAAGTCAACGAGACTGGTCTTGAGGGTCGACGTGATTATAACCTGCCATCTAAAAATGATTCCTCAAATCCCTACATTTCATCTGATGCCCATCATCAATATCCACCCCATATGTCATCAAGCAAAACATACTCCCTATCAACGACAGACGTCCGAGATAGACACCAATCCCATGCCCATGTTCCATACCATCCACGGCAGTACAGCGACGAGGGTACTTTCCACGCTCAAACAAGGACAATACCAGCACTAAAACCTCCATTTAGTGGCTACTTTAGCAGTATGCAGGAGCTGCCTACAAACATCCACATGCAACTCAATAGCCAGAATCAAACTAGAAAGCCAGCTGCATCATTTTCCGGTCATGTTGGCGTTACCTCTCATATTGCTCAGGGAATGACCCAGGCATCTTTAGTGAGAGCTGATGACTCTAAAGCGTCTTCAGTCTCAGAAATTTCTCACAGTGGACGGGACAGGATGTCTACAGGTTCTCAAGGAGGAGTAAAAGACCGCTATTTCCCACCTCAGTCACATCACCATGATACAGAGCATAAAGACAACAATGCCCCCTTCAAACAAAGTGACAACCACCATCGCATTTTCTCTGCACCAAGTAATCCCTTGAATGTACCTGATTTAACAAAACCTTCTGAATTGAGGGCGAGCCAAAAGCAACACCATGTGTCTAGCACAGAGGAGCATTCTGGTAGTTATCCCTCAAGTAAGCAGCCCGAGCACAGAAGAAGTGCTGGTCATCTCCATGTTAAAGAGTACTCACAACATCCCTTTCCAACTACAAGCGAGTCAAAGATATGTCCTCAGAAAACCCCTATGCTTTATTCTCTGGCCCAAGAACACAATGATGTGGAGGACTGTCAAAATGAGATCCACAGTGGAAGTGCACCACAGGAACCCCTTGACAGTCAGAGTGGCAAACAGGCACGGAGAAGTGACCGATTTGCCACCACCTTGCGCAATGAGATCCAGATGAGAAGGGCCCAGCTTCAGAAGAGTCGAAGTGCAGCCACTTTAGAAAGTCCGGTTGAAGTTGTAGAAGAGCCTGCAGTCTGGAAGACCACTGGGACTTCATCTCCCTCCTCGGATGGCTGCTTTTCCAGCTCTTATAAAGACCATCTGAAAGAAGCGCAAGCCAGAGTCCTCCAGGCTACATCCTTTAGGAGGAAAGACCTAGAGCCAGTCTTGTTTGAGCATCCAGGTACTGAGGGTCCCACTCGGAAAGACACACCTCCACTTCCAGGTGTCTCCGAGGTCCCACCTACTAAACCCACCTCAGGGAGTAATCAGGTGCTTCGCATTGGTAGCCGCAAGCGGTTTTCTGCAGAAAGGAAGGTTCGGTCTTTTTCTGAGCCAGATAAAATTCATGAAGTAGGAGCTAATGAGAGCTCTGGTCTGCCTGATAATGCTGCATCCTTGGAAAATCGGCACAGATTATTTGAGGTAGCGGGGAAACCAGCTTTCCCTAAGCCTATGCCAAAGCAAAACCTACAGATATCTGAAGACACCAGACATTCCAAAACTGGAGGCATGCACTTTTCTGCAAAGAGTGACACAGCAGGGTGGAGTAACAGTGAAAGCTCAACACCCACTGAACACCACCTTAATGAAGGTCAGGATGGCCCTCATTCGGTGAACCAACAAGCCATGCTAGAACAACAGCGACTTGGCACCTTTGCGGAGTACGAGGCCAAATGGAACATCCAAAGGAAAGCGGCCGAACCAAGGGTATCTGGACGATACCACTCCGCTGATAACATCCTTGATACAGGAAGTGAGAGACGGAGTAAGCCCTCCTGTGTGCATGAAAGATCTAGATCGTCCCCTTCTGCTGACTTCTATGGACAG AAACTTCTAGTTCAAGAAAAGAAGTCAGCTGATTATTCTAAGCCTGAGAAAAATATCTGCGAACAGGAGAAGAATAGTACAAG gttaaatGAGAAAGGGTACAGTGAACTCGTATGCAAGGAGAAACCAGAAGCACCTCCTTTGGCTTTGCCTGAAGACCTGGAGAAAAGGGCTTTAGATCCACCTTCCAGTCATCATAAAACTGCTCACCATTTCTCTGACCATAGCACTCGCAGTGAACCATCAGCCCCCTCCAAAAACAAGAGCTCTGTTCTTTTGCCCCATCTGGAGAAGTACAAATGCCCTGAGGGCACACCTCCTCCTCTTAGCAATTTTCAGGAGGTCCAGTCTGGATCACGAGGGGGAGGAGTCTTGGCCTCACTTTCTCCTGTCAACAATCAAAGCTCTGCCCCTCTCTCAGTCCCCGTTCCCTGGAAGAGTTCAGAGCAGCACAGCAAAGGGCCAACACGGGAGGAGGAGCTACAACAAGAGCTTGTGCCTCCTCCCTTTCCACCTCCTCCCCCTCCAGCTGTCCTGCCCACCCAACAAACCGCTGGCCCGACCCAACCCACCATGGAGGGGCAGCGTTCGCCCTCGCCCCAGTTTGCTCCCCAGAGACTGACTGACAAGCCCCCTGTCTCCGTCTCCATAcaggatgaagctcctggaag GATGGATAGGGTTAAAGATGAGAACACGTCAGTGAAGAAAGTTCCCATTAAGATTGTCCACTCCGAGAGtgacacagaaaaagaaagtcgACAATATCTTGACTTGCCCATCGAGACCCCTGTCAGCTCTCAAGGACATGGAGTAACTCATCTGCAGAGTCTGGGAAACCCGGATCAGTCATACTCTCTGTTCTGTACTTACACCAGGCAAAAAGACCAGGGGCCTGATTTGAGAGAAGCAGATATGGGCCCTCTGAAAGACCAGGGTCCACAAACCAATGTGAACCCAGTATCATATACGTTACATGGCCTGCAGACGTCTCCTTCGTCGGATCAAAGCAGCAACGGAGTGTCTTTACATCCCTCGCAGTCACAAGATGAcgaaaaaagaaaggagctTGTTAGAGACATAATGGACAAGGACAAGTCCCTAGTGGACATTTTAGACCAGAGTAAGATGAAGACCACCATGGATCTGATGGAGGGGATTTTCCCTCAAGGAGAGCAGTTACTGGAAGAGGCCCAACAGCGCAGGAAAGCTGCACCTAAACAGCTTTCTCCTCGCAACTCTGTGGAGaa TCACCTGTGGGTTTTCAGAAAAGAGGAGGACAGCATGGTGGCGGCCACTGCTTTAGTGACTAATTCAACCTACTACAGTACATCTGCACccaaagcagagctgctgattAAGATGAAGGACATGCAGGAACAGAGTGTTGAGCACAACTcagaggaggagctggaggaggacAATGAAAGCGATCTTGCCAGCAAGAAG CATGAGTTGATTGACAGTCTCAGCAAGAAGTTGCAGGTGCTGAGGGAAGCTCAGGAGAGTCTACAGGAGGACGTGCAAGACAACAACGCTCTTGGGGAGGATGTGGAGGCCATCGTGCAGGGTGTCTGCAAGACAAATGAACTCGAAAAGTTCCGTATGTTCGTTGGTGATCTCGATAAAGTGGTCAACCTTCTGCTGTCTTTGTCTGGACGCTTGGCCAGAGTAGAGAACGCCCTGAACAGCCTAGAAGAAGACGCCTCACTGGAGGAGAGG CGGACACTGACAGAGAAACGCAAGCTGCTGATTCGTCAACATGAGGATGCCAAGGAGCTAAAGGAGAACCTCGACAGGAGAGAACGGGTCGTCTACGACATCCTGGCGAGTTACCTGTCAGAAGAGAATATGGCTGACTACGAGCACTTTGTGAAGATGAAGTCTGCCCTTATTATTGAGCAGCGCAAACTCGAGGACAAGATCAAACTGGGGGAGGAGCAGCTCAAGTGTCTGATGGACAGTCTCCCAATGGACCAGAGGACAACCAACTGA